TACATTGATCTGGATCAAGCGGAAGAGGAGACTTTGGATTGATATTTATCAATCCAAGGGTTGACCCAAGTTTTTGTTTTTCAGCATTTAAACCTTGTTTCTACGGTGGTAATGAAAAAATGGAAAGTAAGAGGTAGTTATGATCGCTAATTGGGATACTAAATTTGAGACCAATATATCAGAGATTGACTCACAACACAAAAAATTGTTTCGACTCATCAACCAAATTGAATCTGTTTATGAAGAAAACAAAGACCACTTGTCAAAAAAATCAAAATTACTTGTAGAAGCTGTTTCAGAATTAGAAGACTACACACTAAGCCATTTTTTGATTGAAGAAAGGGTGATGGAATTAAACCAATATCCAGATTTAGAATCACATAAAAAACAGCACGATCGATTTACTGATAAAATTATGGAATTGAAGAATCGTTTAACATCAGGGAACTTATTGACAAATGATATTGAATTGAGTCAATTTTTTAAGGATTTAATTGGTTTTTTAAGACTTTGGTTAACAAATCATATTTTAAAAGAAGATATGAATTATAAACCATACATAAAATTAGATTTATAAAATATATTTAAGAATTGTATGAGATTGATCGTGACCAAATGAGTTTTATAAAGATTAATATTGATACTAACATCATTATTTTTCCAATAAATTCTAATGTTGAATTTGGAGAAAAAATCATAGATATCAATAAACAAAAAAAACCAAAATTATATCCAATCAATAAACACCAAGCTTGAAAGTTGGAACCTCTTGGATACATTGATAAGTGTTTTGGAAACATCCAATAGGCTGTCCCCATAATGAATTGTAAAAAAAATCCCCAGATCATGATGGAATAATGAATTGGTAGAAGAAACCATATTGATGGATTGTATACAAAAACTTTTTGATACATGAGTAGAGCACCGAGCAAAGTCCCGATAAAAAAATAAACAAGGGAAACACGTAATAACCAAACTGATTGTATGGGAAACATGGGTTATGTTTGTTTCCTTGGTG
The sequence above is a segment of the Leptospira sp. WS39.C2 genome. Coding sequences within it:
- a CDS encoding bacteriohemerythrin, producing the protein MIANWDTKFETNISEIDSQHKKLFRLINQIESVYEENKDHLSKKSKLLVEAVSELEDYTLSHFLIEERVMELNQYPDLESHKKQHDRFTDKIMELKNRLTSGNLLTNDIELSQFFKDLIGFLRLWLTNHILKEDMNYKPYIKLDL